In the Drosophila gunungcola strain Sukarami unplaced genomic scaffold, Dgunungcola_SK_2 000001F, whole genome shotgun sequence genome, one interval contains:
- the LOC128261418 gene encoding uncharacterized protein LOC128261418 isoform X1, with protein MLKNPDGRQRQVKFQIGDGLGANSKQPVNNPSDTQKTHWNCIPRSKPLKVDEYEDYQELQKVFQKLDMADQIILYRAYRLLPSACSALWRTTRKRLDFRTLHKILDVEGQNHLLVNMMDHFKYVYFVANKLQDNLNTLERAGVKSLNSVQRCELLLMDGESGKGMAQWPLHALPKLIRNVRRLRVHCNVQVHFIEHLEHLELLVLYGAISQTALTGVLERCQKLTRLFLKFDCNTLSLKSIDYCPKLRDFSLCVGLFVRQRELVIGLTDLRLLELTHCQKDIHVTLECLEIVLSQRPDSVELVQLDCSGFGDPNWMKEVGLDRCSQMRGLVLSNCDFYDREICQLALPRVQNHIALISCHDIKDYQVLDMVRRCPGLHDIYLIDCPQLSWKVLQGIYRIRKSENLNYPITVILSQCTELREVYQKMYSNYWCFKLPYLKIKRIQNDSRPVENIQVFFNNKNLE; from the exons ATGCTGAAGAATCCGGATGGGCGCCAGCGGCAGGTTAAGTTCCAAATAGGAGATGGCTTGGGGGCTAATTCAAAACAGCCGGTGAACAACCCATCGGATACCCAAAAAACCCATTGGAATTGTATCCCTAGGTCCAAACCTTTGAAAGTGGACGAATACGAAGACTACCAGGAGCTGCAGAAGGTCTTCCAGAAATTGGATATGGCCGACCAGATCATCCTTTACCGCGCCTACCGCCTGCTGCCCTCCGCCTGCTCCGCCCTGTGGCGCACCACCCGCAAACGCCTGGACTTTCGAACGCTCCACAAGATACTCGACGTGGAGGGCCAGAACCACCTGCTCGTCAACATGATGGATCACTTCAAGTACGTCTACTTCGTCGCCAATAAACTGCAG GACAACCTCAATACTTTGGAGAGAGCTGGAGTCAAGTCGCTAAATTCCGTTCAACGTTGTGAACTTCTTCTCATGGATGGGGAATCCGGAAAGGGAATGGCCCAGTGGCCACTACATGCTCTGCCAAAACTCATACGAAACGTGCGCCGCCTAAGGGTCCACTGCAATGTTCAGGTTCATTTCATCGAACATTTGGAGCATCTGGAACTGCTTGTGCTCTATGGCGCCATCTCGCAGACCGCACTCACAGGTGTCCTGGAACGGTGTCAGAAACTGACCAGGTTGTTCCTCAAATTCGACTGCAACACTTTGAGCTTAAAGTCGATCGATTACTGTCCCAAACTGAGAGATTTCTCACTCTGCGTGGGTCTCTTTGTCCGCCAAAGAGAACTGGTGATAGGATTGACCGATCTTCGTCTGCTTGAGTTGACACACTGCCAAAAAGACATTCACGTGACGCTAGAGTGCCTTGAAATCGTATTATCCCAACGACCTGATTCCGTAGAGCTAGTCCAGTTGGATTGCAGCGGATTCGGGGACCCCAACTGGATGAAGGAGGTGGGTCTGGATCGATGTTCCCAAATGCGGGGATTAGTCCTGTCCAACTGTGACTTCTACGATCGCGAGATCTGCCAGCTGGCGCTGCCAAGAGTCCAGAACCATATCGCACTCATTAGTTGCCACGACATTAAGGATTACCAGGTGCTGGATATGGTAAGACGGTGTCCCGGTCTCCACGATATCTACCTGATCGACTGCCCCCAATTGAGTTGGAAGGTGCTGCAGGGGATTTACCGCATCCGGAAAAGCGAAAATCTCAATTACCCCATCACCGTGATCCTCAGTCAGTGCACAGAACTCAGAGAGGTATATCAGAAAATG TACTCCAACTACTGGTGCTTTAAGCTGCCCTACCTAAAGATCAAGCGGATCCAGAATGACAGTCGACCAGTCGAGAATATCCAGGtttttttcaataacaaaaaccTCGAATGA
- the LOC128261418 gene encoding uncharacterized protein LOC128261418 isoform X2, with product MLKNPDGRQRQVKFQIGDGLGANSKQPVNNPSDTQKTHWNCIPRSKPLKVDEYEDYQELQKVFQKLDMADQIILYRAYRLLPSACSALWRTTRKRLDFRTLHKILDVEGQNHLLVNMMDHFKYVYFVANKLQDNLNTLERAGVKSLNSVQRCELLLMDGESGKGMAQWPLHALPKLIRNVRRLRVHCNVQVHFIEHLEHLELLVLYGAISQTALTGVLERCQKLTRLFLKFDCNTLSLKSIDYCPKLRDFSLCVGLFVRQRELVIGLTDLRLLELTHCQKDIHVTLECLEIVLSQRPDSVELVQLDCSGFGDPNWMKEVGLDRCSQMRGLVLSNCDFYDREICQLALPRVQNHIALISCHDIKDYQVLDMVRRCPGLHDIYLIDCPQLSWKVLQGIYRIRKSENLNYPITVILSQCTELREYSNYWCFKLPYLKIKRIQNDSRPVENIQVFFNNKNLE from the exons ATGCTGAAGAATCCGGATGGGCGCCAGCGGCAGGTTAAGTTCCAAATAGGAGATGGCTTGGGGGCTAATTCAAAACAGCCGGTGAACAACCCATCGGATACCCAAAAAACCCATTGGAATTGTATCCCTAGGTCCAAACCTTTGAAAGTGGACGAATACGAAGACTACCAGGAGCTGCAGAAGGTCTTCCAGAAATTGGATATGGCCGACCAGATCATCCTTTACCGCGCCTACCGCCTGCTGCCCTCCGCCTGCTCCGCCCTGTGGCGCACCACCCGCAAACGCCTGGACTTTCGAACGCTCCACAAGATACTCGACGTGGAGGGCCAGAACCACCTGCTCGTCAACATGATGGATCACTTCAAGTACGTCTACTTCGTCGCCAATAAACTGCAG GACAACCTCAATACTTTGGAGAGAGCTGGAGTCAAGTCGCTAAATTCCGTTCAACGTTGTGAACTTCTTCTCATGGATGGGGAATCCGGAAAGGGAATGGCCCAGTGGCCACTACATGCTCTGCCAAAACTCATACGAAACGTGCGCCGCCTAAGGGTCCACTGCAATGTTCAGGTTCATTTCATCGAACATTTGGAGCATCTGGAACTGCTTGTGCTCTATGGCGCCATCTCGCAGACCGCACTCACAGGTGTCCTGGAACGGTGTCAGAAACTGACCAGGTTGTTCCTCAAATTCGACTGCAACACTTTGAGCTTAAAGTCGATCGATTACTGTCCCAAACTGAGAGATTTCTCACTCTGCGTGGGTCTCTTTGTCCGCCAAAGAGAACTGGTGATAGGATTGACCGATCTTCGTCTGCTTGAGTTGACACACTGCCAAAAAGACATTCACGTGACGCTAGAGTGCCTTGAAATCGTATTATCCCAACGACCTGATTCCGTAGAGCTAGTCCAGTTGGATTGCAGCGGATTCGGGGACCCCAACTGGATGAAGGAGGTGGGTCTGGATCGATGTTCCCAAATGCGGGGATTAGTCCTGTCCAACTGTGACTTCTACGATCGCGAGATCTGCCAGCTGGCGCTGCCAAGAGTCCAGAACCATATCGCACTCATTAGTTGCCACGACATTAAGGATTACCAGGTGCTGGATATGGTAAGACGGTGTCCCGGTCTCCACGATATCTACCTGATCGACTGCCCCCAATTGAGTTGGAAGGTGCTGCAGGGGATTTACCGCATCCGGAAAAGCGAAAATCTCAATTACCCCATCACCGTGATCCTCAGTCAGTGCACAGAACTCAGAGAG TACTCCAACTACTGGTGCTTTAAGCTGCCCTACCTAAAGATCAAGCGGATCCAGAATGACAGTCGACCAGTCGAGAATATCCAGGtttttttcaataacaaaaaccTCGAATGA